From a single Theropithecus gelada isolate Dixy chromosome 10, Tgel_1.0, whole genome shotgun sequence genomic region:
- the TST gene encoding thiosulfate sulfurtransferase — protein sequence MVHQVLYRALVSTKWLAESIRTGKLGPGLRVLDASWYSPGTREARKEYLERHVPGASFFDIEECRDTASPYEMMLPSEAGFADYVGRLGISNHTHVVVYDGDHLGSFYAPRVWWMFRVFGHRTVSVLNGGFRNWLKEGHPVTSEPSRPEPAVFKATLDRSLLKNYEQVLENLESKRFQLVDSRSQGRFLGTEPEPDAVGLDSGHIRGSVNMPFMDFLTEDGFEKSAEELRALFQTKKVDLSQPLIATCRKGVTACHVALAAYLCGKPDVAVYDGSWSEWFRRAPPESRVSQGKSEKA from the exons ATGGTTCATCAGGTGCTCTACCGGGCGCTGGTCTCTACCAAGTGGCTGGCGGAGTCCATCAGGACTGGCAAGCTGGGGCCCGGCCTGAGGGTGCTGGACGCGTCCTGGTACTCACCAGGCACCCGAGAGGCCCGCAAGGAGTACCTCGAGCGCCACGTACCCGGCGCCTCTTTCTTTGACATAGAGGAGTGCCGGGACACGGCGTCGCCTTACGAGATGATGCTGCCCAGTGAGGCTGGCTTCGCCGACTATGTGGGCCGCCTGGGCATCAGCAACCACACGCACGTGGTGGTGTATGATGGCGACCACCTGGGCAGCTTCTATGCTCCCCGGGTCTGGTGGATGTTCCGTGTGTTTGGCCACCGCACCGTATCAGTGCTCAATGGTGGCTTCCGGAACTGGCTGAAGGAGGGCCACCCGGTGACATCCGAGCCCTCACGCCCAGAACCGGCTGTTTTCAAAGCCACACTGGACCGCTCCCTGCTCAAGAACTACGAGCAGGTGCTGGAGAACCTTGAATCTAAGAGGTTCCAGCTGGTGGATTCACGGTCTCAAGGGCGGTTCCTGGGCACCGAGCCGGAGCCGGATGCAGTAG GACTGGACTCGGGCCATATCCGTGGCTCTGTCAACATGCCTTTCATGGACTTCCTGACTGAGGATGGCTTCGAGAAGAGCGCAGAAGAGCTCCGTGCTCTGTTCCAGACCAAGAAGGTGGATCTCTCGCAGCCTCTCATTGCCACGTGCCGCAAGGGAGTCACCGCCTGCCATGTGGCTCTGGCTGCCTACCTCTGCGGCAAGCCTGATGTGGCCGTGTACGATGGCTCCTGGTCCGAGTGGTTTCGCCGGGCCCCCCCAGAGAGCCGTGTGTCCCAGGGAAAGTCTGAGAAGGCCTGA